The sequence ATTTACAACAGCTCATCCTCTGACTATACTCTCGGCATCATGACCATCGTAGCTGCCGTCTTCGTACCGCTCGTCCTCGTCTATCAGGGCTGGAGCTACTGGGTCTTCCGCCAGCGAGTATCCACCGACTCCGAACTCGAATACTGAAAACCATTCGCACGCCCCGTAACAAACGGGGCGTTGCCTATTCTCCCGCATGAGCTGACTCCATCTCCTCACTATCAGGCCCGCTGAAATTCGGGCTTTTTTTATTATTTTTCACTGCACATCACAACCAATCGAGAACATTTCAATAGTACTATCGCACCCGAATACCATGCGCATTCATGATCTCGACCCTGAAAACAGGCCAAGGGAACGACTGCTGCTCTATGGCGCCTCATCACTCAGCCCGGCGGAACTTCTGGCAATCATCCTCCGTTCAGGTTCAAAAAATCTGAACATCATCGATACCTGTCACGAAATCATCGCAGCTTACGGACTTGAACGACTCGCCGACCTTCAGCTTTCGGAACTGCAGAAAATCAGAGGAATAGGCCCGGCAAAAGCAATGCAGATCTCTGCTATTTTCGAACTGAACAAACGGATTCATTTCCGAAAAAACAATAACAGAAAAATTCTGTCGGCCAGAGATGTGTCCGAATACATGGCGGGACGAATACCGGATGAAACAAAGGAACACCTTTTTGTTCTGCATCTCAATACCAAAAACAGGGTGATCCGTCACGACATCGTATCGGTAGGAACCCTGAACGCATCACTTATCCATCCGAGAGAGGTTTTTAAATCAGCTATCAGAGAGAGCGCTCACGCAATTATTCTCGTACACAACCACCCTTCGGGGGATGTGGAACCGAGTAACGCTGACCGGCAGGTAACTGAAATTCTCAAAAAGGCAGGAGCGATACTGCAGATAGAACTGCTCGATCATGTAATTGTAGGAAAAGAAAACTGGTTCAGTTTTCGTGAACACTCGCTTCTCTGAAGGAGGCAGGTTCCATACGCCCTTATAAAAGAGAAAAAGCCTGCGGGAAAGGCTCGTCGACTGCAGTAAAACAGACGGAACCGAAAAAGCGGTAAAGGAGTTGTAACGATCCTGCTGCTGAGGAGTAGCAATGCATGACCCGCCGACAATACACAGGTTACCGGCTTAACCGGCAACAGACGGTCCTGATTGAGGAACTTCCGTACCGGTGTCTGCGTTGAGTTCCCGGACATTTTTTGCCTGATAACCTTTCTGGGTTTTTTCAAGCACGAACTCAACATCGGCATCCTGGTTAAGGACTTTAAAGGTTTGCTCCGAAACAATAGCGGAAAAATGGACGAAAACATCTTCGCCGCCATTCGGATTCACAATAAAGCCATAGCCTTTCTTGCCGTCAAACCATTTAACTTTACTTCTTTCCATGATAAATGCGGGGCTTTACCATTAGCTGAGGTGCAATTATTATTGCTTACTGTTTGCCATAATAAATATAGGCATTTCTCCCTCTTTTATGCTCTTTTATTTCACTTTTTCAACATTTAACACGCATCTTTCACCCTTTGCCAACAAGAAGCCTCAATAAAAACATATGCTTTATTTTTCAATGAAAGCAAAAAAACCCGGACAAAAACAATGAGACATATCATCCTTATCACCGGCGCCGGCAAAGGTATCGGAAAAGCAATCGCCCTTGAATTTGCCCGATACGCCGAGCGAAACCCATCATTCGAGCCGGTACTGGTACTCGCATCGAGAACCCCCGGAGATCTTGAAGCGACTGCAGCCGAGTGCCGGAACTCAGGAGCGGAAACCGATTGTATAACAACGGACATCGCCGATGCCGCAAATGCCCTGCATCTGGGTGAAACGGTCGTTGAGAGGTACGGAACTGTCGATTGTCTGGTCAACAATGCAGGCGTAGGGCGTTTCAAACCCTTCGCCGAGCTCACCGAAGAGGATTTTGACTACACCGTCGCAACCAACCTCAAAGGCACCTTTTTTCTCACCCAGAAACTTTTCCCTGTTATGGAAAAGCAGAAAAAAGGACATATTTTTTTCGTCACCTCCATAGCAGCCGAAAAAGCCTTCAAGACATCCTCCATCTACTGCATGACGAAATTTGCACAAAAAGGGTTGCTCGAAGCGCTCCGCCTCTACGCCAGAGAGTGCAATGTCCGTATCACCAACGTCATGCCGGGAGCGGTTTATACCCCCATGTGGGGAGAAGTACCCGAAGAAATGCAGGCGATGATGATGATGCCTGAAGACATTGCCGCCGCTGTTTCAGGAGCCTATTTTCTGCCGCAAAGAACATCGGTGGAGGAACTTGTCATACGTCCGGTCGGAGGAGATATCAATGAATGAAACAATGGAGGCCCTCTATTAATTGTTGCGAAAGGTTTGAAAGCAAGGATGACGGAGTCCCGATTCACCGGGACCAACGAAGCAGTCGAATCGCGGAACATAATAAATGGAGGCAGCCAAAGAAAAACCAGTTGTGGGAAAGCAGCTGTTTTTCCCTTATTTTCCCGATACTTCTTTTCAAAAACACTATCGTATCGAAACAACATTATGGGTTTAAAGGATAAAATAGACGCCGATCTGAAAGCATCCCTGAAAAGCGGAAATAAAGACCGCCTCAACACCATCCGCTCCATTCGCGCAGCACTGCTTGAAAAAGAGGTCTCAATCCGGGTAGGCGGAACGGCATCGCTCTCCGAAGAACAGGAAACCGAAGTACTGGTCAGCCTTGCAAAAAAACGACGTGACGCCATCGAGCAGTTTACCGCAGGAAACCGTCCAGATCTTGCCGAAACGGAGCAGACCGAGCTGAGAGTCATCGAAGAATACCTGCCGGAACCCGTCTCCGATGAAGTGATCGTCGAAACCATCCGGAACATTATCGCTAAAACGGGTGCCTCATCCATGAAAGATATGGGCCGGGTTATGGGAGAAGCCATGAAAGCCCTCAAAGGCAAAGCCGACGGAGGAAAAGTTCAGCAGGTCGTCAAATCGCTGCTTCCGGCATAACCCTTTTCAGGAATAAAACATGCTTGATATTACCTATATCCGCCAGAATCAGGACGACGTCACTGCCATGCTCAGGAACCGGTTGCTTGAAAGCGAAATACCAAGGGTTGCCGAGCTGCTCGGGCTTGACAGGCAGCGCCGGGAACTGGTACAGCAGGCCGACGATATGAAAGCCCTGCGCAACAGGGTCTCCCGCGACATAGCCGACATGAAAAAATCCGGGAGCGGCCCTGCCGATGAGCTTATCGGAAAAATGAAATCGGTCGCCGAAAATATTGCTGCAAGCGACACGTCCCTCAAAAACCTTGAATCTGCAATCGAGGAGATCCTGCTGACGCTTCCCAACAGACTGCACAACTCCGTACCCGTCGGCAAAAGCGCGGAAGAGAACGTTATCCTTAAAGAACAGGGGGGATTTGACTATCCGCTTGACTTTCCTCTGAAAAATCATACCGAGCTCGGAAAATCACTCGGCATCCTCGACTTCGAACGGGGAGCCAAAGTCGGTGGCGCAGGATTTCCTGTCTATACCGGTAAAGGAGCGAGACTGGAACGTTCGCTCATCAATTTCATGCTCGACACGCACACCTCCGGTCACGGCTATACCGAAATCTTTCCGCCGTTCCTTGTCAACCGCGAATCGCTCAGGGGTACAGGGCAGTGGCCTAAATTTGCCGACCAGGTCTATACCATCGAGGAAGACGGACTCTACGCCATTCCGACCGCCGAAGTACCCGTAACCAACCTGCATCGCGGAGAAATGCTCGATGCGGCAGACCTTCCTATAGCCTATGCCGCATACTCGGCATGTTTCAGAAGAGAGGCCGGCAGCTATGGAAAGGACACCAGAGGATTTCTGAGGGTTCACCAGTTCAACAAGGTTGAAATGGTCCGCTTTACCCGACCTGAAGTTTCATACGAGGCTCTCGAAGAGATCCGGCAGCACGCCGAGGCTATTCTTCTGGCGCTGAAAATACCATACAGGGTGCTGCTGCTCTGCAGCGGCGATATCAGTGCAAACGCGACCAAATGTTACGACATAGAGGTCTGGTCGCCTGCCGAAGACAAATATCTCGAAGCATCGAGCTGTTCCAACTTCGAGGACTACCAGGCCCGTCGCATGAACATCCGCTACCGACCCGACGGCAAATCCCGGCCGGAATTCGTGCACACCCTCAACGGCTCCGGGCTTGCCACCTCACGCCTCATGGTCTCGCTGCTCGAACACAACCAGACCCCTGAAGGCAAGGTTATCGTTCCCGAAGTACTCAGACCCTACACCGGATTCGACATCATCGGCTGATTTCGGAAACCCGGCTCCGGAAAAGATCGGATCGAAAAAACAGAAAGGGATGCCCAAACAAAAGGCATCTCTTTTTTTTCTTGCCGCAGGCGTGCCTCATAAACTCCGGAGAAGCGGCATGCCCTCTGCGCATAATGGACGCAACCGGGAAATGAGAATGTCACGCTCACCGCCAGAAGGCCGAAGCCCGGCTTCGGAATCAAGAACGCGGGATGCCCCGATCAGGCTGCGCTGTGCGCCTTGACTGCCCGTTCATCCTTGAACTCCCTGACCATCCGGCCTACCTTTTCGACATCGATAAGAAAAGCGTCATGGCCGTAAGGTTCGTCGAGATAGATCACCCGTGAATGCTGCATGAGCCGTCCGAGCTCCTCCTGCTCCTCTTTCGGATAGAGCACATCACTGATGATGGAGAGAATTTCCACCGGTATCTGCAATGAGCCGAGAACCTCTTCATACACGCCTCTTCCCCTCGAAAGATCATGCATATCCATGGCTTTCGTCAGGGTCACATAGGTGTTGGCATCAAACCGGTCAACCAGCTTCCGCCCCTGATAGTGCAGATAGCTCTCCACCCGGAACAACCCGTCATCCTGAACATCACGCCCGAAACGGGACTGGAAATTCTCGAAACTCCGGTAGCTGCACATGGCCATCATCCTCGCAGCCGCCAGACCCGAAGCCGGCGGACAATCTGCCGCATACCAGCCGCCGTTCCAGTCGCGATCGGCATAGATAGCCTGACGCTGAGCCTCACTCTGGGCAATGCACCATGACGAATGTCGCCCGGAAACCCCCATCGGCATCATGGCCTGCACCATTTTCGGGTAAAGGAATCCCCACTCGAGCACCTGCATGCCGCCGAGTGAAGCGCCGACCACAAGACGAATGCGATCGATACCGAATTCGTCAAGCAGCAGCCTCTGGGCATGCACCATGTCGCGGATGGTGATTCGGGGAAAATCAGGCCCGTAATGTCGGCCTGTCAGCGGATTCAGCGACAGCGGACCGGTTGTGCCGTAACAGCTTCCAAGCACATTGCAGCAGATAATGAAATCTTTCGCCTCATCGAACGCACCCCCTTCGGCGAACATGCCGTCCCACCATACATCGGCATCGGCCGAACCAGTCAACGCATGGCAGATCAGAATAACGTTACTCTTCTCCTGATCAGGTTTTCCCCATGTTCTGTAAGCGATACGCAGTTCGGGCAGCACGCCGCCAGACTCTGTTGCAAACGGTTTCTGCGATACAAAATATCGAGTCTTCTCTGAAATGAGCTCCCTGTAATCCCTCATCGGTTTCAGTTCAATGTTGCAAATGCCTGTTCAAAATCCGCCTTTATATCATCGATATGCTCGATACCGACCGATACCCGCACCATATCGAGCGATACCCCCGCAGCCGACTGCTCTTCCGGACTGAGCTGCTGATGGGTAGTCGAAGCCGGATGGATGACAAGGGTTTTCGCGTCGCCCACATTGGCAAGGTGGCTTGCCAGGCGAACGCTTTCGATAAAGCGGACCGTCTCCTCATACCCCCCTTTTATCCCGAACGTCAGTACGCACCCGAACCCGTTCGTCAGATATCGCAACGCCTGGCGATGCGTCGGGTGCTCCTCGAGCCCCGGATAGTTCACCCAGGCTACCGAAGGATGCGCGGCAAGCCACCGGGCGAGCTCAAGGGTATTGTCGGCATGGCGCTGTACACGAAGGGAGAGCGTCTCAAGCCCCTGCAGCAGCATGAACGAATTGAACGGGCTGATCACCGGACCGAAATCGCGAAGTCCCTCAACCCTTGCCTTGATGATAAAGGCAAGATCGCCGAACGTTTCTCGAAATTTCAGACCATGATACCCCTCCGAAGGTTCGCTCAGCATAGGAAACTTGCCGTTTCCCCAGTCGAAGGTGCCTCCATCGACGATCACCCCGCCCATCGAGGTCCCGTGGCCGCCGATCCACTTGGTGGCAGACTCCACCACAATCGAAGCCCCATGCTGCAGCGGACGGCAGAGATAACCGCAGCAGCCGAACGTATTGTCCACCACCAGCGGAATACCATGCTCTCCCGCAACGGCGGCAATCGCCTCGAAATCAGGAACATGGAAAGCCGGATTGCCGATCGATTCAAGGTAGAGGGCCTTGGTACGATCATCCACGGCCTCACGGAATGCCGACGGATCATTGCCGTCGACAAACTTCACCGTAATGCCGAGACGTCCGAAAGCGACCTTGAACTGGTTATAGGTACCACCGTAAAGGTAGCTTGAAGAAACGATAGTATCGCCTGCCTGGCAGAGACTCGTCAGGGCTATGAACTGCGCCGAATGCCCGCTCGCCACTGCAAGAGCCGCCTTGCCCCCCTCGAGGGCAGCCACCCGCTGTTCGAAAACGTCGGTTGTCGGGTTCATCAGACGGGTATAGATATTGCCGAACTCCCTCAGGGCAAAAAGATCGGCTCCGTGAGCCGCACTGTCGAAGGTATAGGATGTGGTCTGATAAATAGGCACCGCGCGCGACTTCGTCGTCGGGTCCGGCTGCTGGCCGGCATGAACCTGCAGCGTTTCAAACCGGTATGGAGTCTGTAAATTGCTCATGATAAACGACTGTTGAATAATTGCCGCTACCTGAGTGGAGCTGGAACTGAAAAACCGTGGAAACCGTGACCTTTAATGGCCAAAAGAGAGGTATGAACGTGCAGAATGGCAGACATACCATCATCTCTCCCGGCTCGCAGTCCGGGATGGAATTGGCACCAATCACTGTGCGTGACGGTTGCCAAGGCTTCTCAGGGCCAGTCCCTCCACCTTTCTCGATGATAGCGTTAAATGCTACAAAGAACATTTCATATAGTTAATCTACAACGGCATTAGTTATTTTACAAATCGCATCAATAAAGAAAAACACAATACCGGGCTTCCCGAATGACGAAAAAAGAATCCATGACATCCAGAGAACTTGCCCTGAAAGTCCTCCAGAACATTGAAAGCGGAGAAAAAAAATCGGGAACTGCCCTGCACGAACAGCTTTCGCACACATCGCTCAACCAGAATGACCGTGCACTCGCAACGGAACTCGTCAACGGCGTCCTGCGCCGCCGCCTGACTCTCGACACCTTCATCGGCAGATACTACCATCACCGCTATGAAAAAGCCGCTCCTGTACTGAAAAACATTCTTCGGATCGGAGCCTACCAGCTGATCTATCTCGACCGTATTCCCCACTGGGCAGCAGTCAACGAATCAGTCTCACTGGCACGCAGATACAAAGGAGAGCACATGGCAAAACTGGTCAATGCCGTCCTCAGAAACATCACTCCCGAAACCATATCGGCTGACCTCGACCCTTCAGGAAAAATGAAGGAAATCCAGCGTCTTTCAATCACCGCCTCTCATCCCGAATGGCTGCTGGAACGATGGATCGCAAGATATGGAAAAGAACGCGCCGAAGCCATCCTCGCATACAACAACCGCACGCCGCTCACCGGCTTCAGAATCAATCCCCTGAAAACGACCCCTCAGGAATTTCTCGCGACCGAAAACTCGAAAACCGCCCGGATCGGAAAAAGCGGACTTGAGAACTTCTTCCTCTCAACGGAGTTCTCCTGTTATGAATCCGCCATCAAACAGGGCCTGCTCACCGTACAGAACCCGACGCAGGGCCTTGCCTGCCTGCTCTGCGATCCGCAGCCCGGAAGCACCCTCCTCGACCTCTGCGCTGCACCCGGAGGCAAATCCACATTCTGCGGCGAACTCATGCAAAACACGGGAAACATAACCGCCGTTGACCTTTACAGCCAGAAACTGCAGAAACTATCCGAACACGCAGGCGAACTCGGCATCACCATCATCTCGACCGCCGAAGCCGATGCCCGTACATATTTGCCCGAACAACCTCCTGCGGTCATTCTGCTCGATGCACCCTGCAGCGGCACCGGCGTCCTTGCAAGACGAGCCGAACTGCGCTGGAAACTCACGTCTGAAACAATAACGGAACTCGCACTCCTGCAGGTCGAACTGCTCGACCATGCCGCATCGCTGCTTGCCGAAAACGGTACGCTTCTCTACGCCACCTGCTCCATAGAACCCAAAGAGAACGAGCAGCAGATAGAAGCATTTCTCATCCGTCACCCGGAATTCATGCGGGACCCGGCCAGCGGTGCCCTTCCCGAACCCTTCGCATCGAAAGCCGTGCCGAACGGAACCCTCCTGACGCTGCCGGGCGAACACGAAGGCTTTGACGGAGGCTTTGCCCAACGGTTGAAAAAAACCGCTCCATGAACATGCACGATCTCGCCGAACCCTACAGGAGAACGCTCGAAAACTTCCTGAATCACCTCTCGGTAGAGAGAAACTTCTCTGTAAATACCCGCGAATCATACAGAAACGACCTGAAGCGATATCTGCTCTTCATGCAGGACGAAAACAAAGCGATCGGCGCCGTCGAAACTGCGGATATCCGAAAATTTATCTCGGAACTGCATGCGACCGGGCTCGAAGCAAGCACTCTGGGCAGAAACATCTCCGCAATCCGTTCGCTGCACAAATTTCTCCTGATCGAACGAACGCTTGAAACCAATCCTGCCGAAACCATACAGCAGCCGAAACTGGCAAAAAACCTTCCTGACGTGCTCAGCCTGAGCGAAGTCATGAGTCTGCTCGAAGCCCCCCTGCAGCAGAACCCGCCAGGCAAATTCCTGCTGCGCGACAAAGCCATTCTTGAATTCCTTTATGCCGCTGGAGTCCGTGTCAGTGAACTGACCGCCCTGCAGCAGCAACACCTCTACTTCGATGCCGGATTTGTAAGAATATTGGGAAAAGGATCGAAAGAGAGACTCGTACCGGTAGGAAATGCCGCCATAGAGGCGATAACGCAATATCAGAATCAGTTGCGAATCGGAATGGTCACAAAAGAGTCGGAGGACTGCCTTTTTCTCAATGCAAGAGGGAAAAAACTCTCGAGAATGGCCGTCTATCTTATGGTGAGAGAGTATGCCGCTCTTGCCGGAATCCGAAAAAACATCAGCCCGCACACCCTCCGGCACACCTTTGCCACCCATCTGCTCGAAGGAGGAGCAGACCTCCGTGCCGTTCAGGAAATGCTCGGCCACAGCTCCATTCTTGCAACCCAGATCTACACCCACATCGACCGCTCATTCATCAGGGAAGTACACAAAACATTCCATCCGAGAGCGTAAAAAAACGGCTCGACCTCAGCGTGTACCCTGTTCCGACAGCCACTCCGAAGCCTTTGTACTGCCCAAAGCTGCCGCTCTTTTCATATCGTCGAGCGCCCCGCTCCGGTCATCGAGCTTATACCTGAGTGCTCCCCGCGCAAACAACGCCTTTTCGTACTCATGACGAACGGCAATTGCGCTGTCGTAATCGGCCGCAGCCCTGGTGTACTCCTGCAGAGCCTCCCAGGCAAGCCCGCGATGATAAAACGCTCTCGCACAATCATTTTTCAGCTCAATAGCCTTGTCGTAATCAGCAATCGCCTCGCGAAACTTCTGCTGTTCATAGAACGCCTTGCCCCTTGCATAATAAGCCTGCTGATACCTGCTGTCCTCTGCTATGGCAAGATTGAACTCCGCCACAGCCTCATTGAAACGTCCAAGGGCATAATATGCCTCACCCTGCTTCACCATTTTCTTCGGCGAACCGGCTTCGGCCGTCCCGAAGAAAAAAACAGATACAAGGGCAACAATTACGGGAAAAAACAACCTGGACAACATATTCATAACAGGCAGCAATTTTAGGATTATGGGACAACGGAACGAATCGATCCTTTCCTGGATTTATTCATTATATCGCTCAGCAGCCTCATGAATGCGTAGCTCAGCCGGTAGAGCATCTGCCTTTTAAGCAGAGGGTCGCAGGTTCGAGTCCTGCCGCATTCACCGACCTTTCCCGAGCTTTTTACAACTCCATAATCAGCCGTTTCCTGCTGTGACTCTCCCGCTCGATCTTCAGCGCTGCAAGCGTCAGATTGACATCGAAAAGGAAAAATACCAGAGAAAACGACAGGCTGAACATGCTCGCGATAAAAATACCCGAAACGATCAACGGAATATCGAGATCGACCAGCACCGAAAGAAAGAGCAGAATAATCAGCATCGAAGCCCCAAGGCAGGTCATACAGGCAAGCAGAATAGCGATCCTGATATAACGGGCCCTTTTCCACAGAATATCCACCTCACGGTTGATTCTGAGTATATAGGACTCCGACTCCGACTCCAGGTCGTCGAGCAGAGCTCTCGACCGGTC comes from Chlorobium limicola DSM 245 and encodes:
- the radC gene encoding RadC family protein, with amino-acid sequence MRIHDLDPENRPRERLLLYGASSLSPAELLAIILRSGSKNLNIIDTCHEIIAAYGLERLADLQLSELQKIRGIGPAKAMQISAIFELNKRIHFRKNNNRKILSARDVSEYMAGRIPDETKEHLFVLHLNTKNRVIRHDIVSVGTLNASLIHPREVFKSAIRESAHAIILVHNHPSGDVEPSNADRQVTEILKKAGAILQIELLDHVIVGKENWFSFREHSLL
- a CDS encoding cold-shock protein, with protein sequence MERSKVKWFDGKKGYGFIVNPNGGEDVFVHFSAIVSEQTFKVLNQDADVEFVLEKTQKGYQAKNVRELNADTGTEVPQSGPSVAG
- a CDS encoding SDR family oxidoreductase translates to MRHIILITGAGKGIGKAIALEFARYAERNPSFEPVLVLASRTPGDLEATAAECRNSGAETDCITTDIADAANALHLGETVVERYGTVDCLVNNAGVGRFKPFAELTEEDFDYTVATNLKGTFFLTQKLFPVMEKQKKGHIFFVTSIAAEKAFKTSSIYCMTKFAQKGLLEALRLYARECNVRITNVMPGAVYTPMWGEVPEEMQAMMMMPEDIAAAVSGAYFLPQRTSVEELVIRPVGGDINE
- a CDS encoding GatB/YqeY domain-containing protein, with protein sequence MGLKDKIDADLKASLKSGNKDRLNTIRSIRAALLEKEVSIRVGGTASLSEEQETEVLVSLAKKRRDAIEQFTAGNRPDLAETEQTELRVIEEYLPEPVSDEVIVETIRNIIAKTGASSMKDMGRVMGEAMKALKGKADGGKVQQVVKSLLPA
- the serS gene encoding serine--tRNA ligase translates to MLDITYIRQNQDDVTAMLRNRLLESEIPRVAELLGLDRQRRELVQQADDMKALRNRVSRDIADMKKSGSGPADELIGKMKSVAENIAASDTSLKNLESAIEEILLTLPNRLHNSVPVGKSAEENVILKEQGGFDYPLDFPLKNHTELGKSLGILDFERGAKVGGAGFPVYTGKGARLERSLINFMLDTHTSGHGYTEIFPPFLVNRESLRGTGQWPKFADQVYTIEEDGLYAIPTAEVPVTNLHRGEMLDAADLPIAYAAYSACFRREAGSYGKDTRGFLRVHQFNKVEMVRFTRPEVSYEALEEIRQHAEAILLALKIPYRVLLLCSGDISANATKCYDIEVWSPAEDKYLEASSCSNFEDYQARRMNIRYRPDGKSRPEFVHTLNGSGLATSRLMVSLLEHNQTPEGKVIVPEVLRPYTGFDIIG
- the metX gene encoding homoserine O-acetyltransferase MetX is translated as MRDYRELISEKTRYFVSQKPFATESGGVLPELRIAYRTWGKPDQEKSNVILICHALTGSADADVWWDGMFAEGGAFDEAKDFIICCNVLGSCYGTTGPLSLNPLTGRHYGPDFPRITIRDMVHAQRLLLDEFGIDRIRLVVGASLGGMQVLEWGFLYPKMVQAMMPMGVSGRHSSWCIAQSEAQRQAIYADRDWNGGWYAADCPPASGLAAARMMAMCSYRSFENFQSRFGRDVQDDGLFRVESYLHYQGRKLVDRFDANTYVTLTKAMDMHDLSRGRGVYEEVLGSLQIPVEILSIISDVLYPKEEQEELGRLMQHSRVIYLDEPYGHDAFLIDVEKVGRMVREFKDERAVKAHSAA
- a CDS encoding O-acetylhomoserine aminocarboxypropyltransferase/cysteine synthase family protein — protein: MSNLQTPYRFETLQVHAGQQPDPTTKSRAVPIYQTTSYTFDSAAHGADLFALREFGNIYTRLMNPTTDVFEQRVAALEGGKAALAVASGHSAQFIALTSLCQAGDTIVSSSYLYGGTYNQFKVAFGRLGITVKFVDGNDPSAFREAVDDRTKALYLESIGNPAFHVPDFEAIAAVAGEHGIPLVVDNTFGCCGYLCRPLQHGASIVVESATKWIGGHGTSMGGVIVDGGTFDWGNGKFPMLSEPSEGYHGLKFRETFGDLAFIIKARVEGLRDFGPVISPFNSFMLLQGLETLSLRVQRHADNTLELARWLAAHPSVAWVNYPGLEEHPTHRQALRYLTNGFGCVLTFGIKGGYEETVRFIESVRLASHLANVGDAKTLVIHPASTTHQQLSPEEQSAAGVSLDMVRVSVGIEHIDDIKADFEQAFATLN
- the rsmB gene encoding 16S rRNA (cytosine(967)-C(5))-methyltransferase RsmB, translated to MTKKESMTSRELALKVLQNIESGEKKSGTALHEQLSHTSLNQNDRALATELVNGVLRRRLTLDTFIGRYYHHRYEKAAPVLKNILRIGAYQLIYLDRIPHWAAVNESVSLARRYKGEHMAKLVNAVLRNITPETISADLDPSGKMKEIQRLSITASHPEWLLERWIARYGKERAEAILAYNNRTPLTGFRINPLKTTPQEFLATENSKTARIGKSGLENFFLSTEFSCYESAIKQGLLTVQNPTQGLACLLCDPQPGSTLLDLCAAPGGKSTFCGELMQNTGNITAVDLYSQKLQKLSEHAGELGITIISTAEADARTYLPEQPPAVILLDAPCSGTGVLARRAELRWKLTSETITELALLQVELLDHAASLLAENGTLLYATCSIEPKENEQQIEAFLIRHPEFMRDPASGALPEPFASKAVPNGTLLTLPGEHEGFDGGFAQRLKKTAP
- the xerD gene encoding site-specific tyrosine recombinase XerD, which translates into the protein MHDLAEPYRRTLENFLNHLSVERNFSVNTRESYRNDLKRYLLFMQDENKAIGAVETADIRKFISELHATGLEASTLGRNISAIRSLHKFLLIERTLETNPAETIQQPKLAKNLPDVLSLSEVMSLLEAPLQQNPPGKFLLRDKAILEFLYAAGVRVSELTALQQQHLYFDAGFVRILGKGSKERLVPVGNAAIEAITQYQNQLRIGMVTKESEDCLFLNARGKKLSRMAVYLMVREYAALAGIRKNISPHTLRHTFATHLLEGGADLRAVQEMLGHSSILATQIYTHIDRSFIREVHKTFHPRA
- a CDS encoding tetratricopeptide repeat protein gives rise to the protein MNMLSRLFFPVIVALVSVFFFGTAEAGSPKKMVKQGEAYYALGRFNEAVAEFNLAIAEDSRYQQAYYARGKAFYEQQKFREAIADYDKAIELKNDCARAFYHRGLAWEALQEYTRAAADYDSAIAVRHEYEKALFARGALRYKLDDRSGALDDMKRAAALGSTKASEWLSEQGTR
- a CDS encoding DUF2721 domain-containing protein, whose amino-acid sequence is MTITTVQELVPILQTAIGPMILISGLGLLLLTMTNRLGRIIDRSRALLDDLESESESYILRINREVDILWKRARYIRIAILLACMTCLGASMLIILLFLSVLVDLDIPLIVSGIFIASMFSLSFSLVFFLFDVNLTLAALKIERESHSRKRLIMEL